In Dyadobacter subterraneus, a single genomic region encodes these proteins:
- a CDS encoding outer membrane beta-barrel protein, protein MKFFINLTVALLLSGSFVLAQTTTTKGKVSGAILDEKSQPFPFVNVLLLKAKDSTLSKGLAADENGKFLFDQVDAGEYMAMVSMVGYQKAYSKNFSVKENTVNLPSFTLQPESQALNEVTVMAKKPFIEQQIDRTVINVENSIVSAGATALEVLERSPGITVDQQNDKLQLRGKDGVIVQIDGKQTYLSQAELVNLLRNTPSDNIEKIELITNPSAKYDAAGNSGIINIKFKKNKNFGTNGNFSVGGGIATPDYGRGNGSLALNNRKGKVSLFGTASAFKGEGFNNQIIYRAIPYEGKTTTFNMNSKSEWRSQNYNYRVGMDYFATDKTTIGVLFSGFYNQWKNPIRATNAEILNDDLSLQQTYHTDMKANNHMNNISANVNLKHQFNDKGKELTFDADYVQYDSKGYNFLDTRYYNPDGSPTGTPDIVRNNMPALINIGVAKMDYTQPLGKGKFEAGLKSSYVRSNNNMIFETKTDDWALDPTRTNQFKYTENINAGYANYNGQINAKTKYQLGLRAEYTHAIGNSVTLNSIRNRKYLNVFPSIFLSRNLDSSNVLNLSYSYRIDRPNYQSLNPFEYYLDPYTFQKGNPNLRPQYTHSFQLVHVYKNFLNTTLAYSRVKDMIADEVPMLVPEKNQTYVTSENLDNQNYVSLTISAPIPITKWWNAQTNLSGAYNHYKTFYRNAPFDMKIFTYNAFVNNTFTLSKTWTAELSGWFNSPQIYGLLSAKSQGAINLGLQKSLMDKKATIRFSVQDPFWTNKFRGTTKFEDIDLRVKSTWPSRQFRLVFTYRFGNQNVKTRQRNTGSDDIQSRVKS, encoded by the coding sequence ATGAAATTCTTTATTAATCTAACAGTAGCACTGCTACTTAGCGGTAGCTTTGTGCTTGCTCAAACAACAACGACAAAAGGAAAGGTCTCCGGGGCAATTCTGGATGAGAAATCCCAGCCTTTTCCTTTTGTTAATGTTTTACTCTTAAAAGCGAAAGACTCGACCTTATCAAAAGGACTCGCAGCTGACGAAAACGGAAAATTTCTTTTCGATCAGGTTGATGCCGGCGAATACATGGCAATGGTGTCCATGGTCGGCTATCAAAAAGCTTACAGCAAAAATTTTTCAGTAAAAGAAAATACTGTAAACCTCCCCTCTTTCACTTTACAACCGGAATCACAGGCACTGAATGAAGTGACGGTTATGGCTAAAAAACCCTTCATAGAGCAGCAAATCGACAGAACTGTAATCAATGTTGAGAACAGTATCGTATCTGCCGGAGCCACTGCACTGGAAGTTTTGGAGCGTTCGCCGGGAATTACTGTCGATCAGCAAAACGATAAGCTGCAACTTCGCGGAAAAGATGGTGTCATTGTGCAAATCGATGGCAAACAGACTTATCTGAGTCAGGCTGAGCTTGTGAATCTTTTAAGAAATACGCCGAGCGATAATATTGAGAAAATCGAGCTAATCACCAATCCATCAGCAAAATACGATGCAGCGGGAAACTCAGGAATTATCAATATCAAGTTTAAGAAAAATAAAAATTTCGGAACGAATGGTAACTTTTCTGTCGGCGGAGGTATTGCTACACCAGATTATGGACGTGGAAACGGGTCGCTGGCTCTGAATAATAGAAAAGGAAAAGTTAGCCTTTTTGGAACTGCAAGTGCTTTTAAAGGTGAAGGTTTTAACAACCAGATCATTTACCGCGCCATTCCGTATGAAGGAAAAACGACGACTTTCAACATGAATTCAAAAAGTGAATGGCGGTCGCAAAATTATAATTACCGTGTTGGAATGGATTATTTCGCAACGGACAAAACGACGATTGGTGTTCTTTTCTCAGGTTTTTATAATCAATGGAAAAACCCGATCAGAGCAACAAATGCAGAAATATTAAACGATGATCTGAGCCTTCAGCAAACCTATCACACGGATATGAAAGCGAACAATCACATGAATAATATCAGTGCGAATGTTAACCTGAAACATCAATTTAACGACAAAGGCAAAGAATTGACATTTGATGCGGATTATGTTCAGTACGATAGCAAAGGATACAATTTCCTGGATACCAGATATTACAATCCGGACGGATCGCCAACCGGAACACCTGATATTGTAAGAAATAATATGCCGGCTTTGATCAACATAGGTGTAGCGAAAATGGATTATACACAACCATTGGGAAAAGGAAAGTTTGAAGCAGGATTGAAATCAAGTTATGTAAGATCAAACAATAACATGATTTTCGAAACAAAAACGGATGACTGGGCTCTTGATCCAACACGTACTAATCAATTCAAATACACTGAAAATATTAATGCAGGTTACGCAAATTACAACGGACAGATTAATGCAAAAACGAAATACCAGCTTGGTTTGCGTGCTGAGTACACACATGCAATAGGTAATTCGGTAACGCTTAACAGCATCAGAAACCGTAAATATCTGAATGTATTCCCAAGTATTTTCTTGTCGAGAAATCTTGATAGCAGCAACGTTTTGAATTTGTCATACAGTTACCGGATTGACCGCCCGAATTATCAGTCGCTGAATCCATTTGAATATTATCTGGATCCGTATACTTTCCAAAAAGGTAATCCAAACCTTCGCCCGCAGTATACACATTCCTTTCAGCTGGTTCATGTTTATAAAAATTTCCTGAATACAACGCTGGCTTACAGTCGTGTGAAAGATATGATTGCTGATGAAGTGCCGATGCTGGTGCCTGAAAAAAACCAGACTTATGTAACATCAGAAAACCTTGATAATCAGAATTATGTGAGTTTAACAATTTCAGCACCAATTCCGATTACGAAATGGTGGAATGCGCAAACCAACTTATCCGGCGCTTATAATCATTATAAGACCTTTTACCGGAACGCGCCGTTTGATATGAAGATTTTTACTTATAACGCTTTTGTCAACAACACTTTTACGCTTTCCAAAACGTGGACAGCAGAACTTTCGGGGTGGTTTAACAGTCCGCAGATATATGGATTATTATCAGCGAAATCGCAAGGCGCTATCAATCTTGGTTTGCAGAAATCATTGATGGATAAAAAAGCAACGATTCGTTTCAGCGTTCAGGATCCATTCTGGACAAACAAATTCAGAGGAACTACGAAGTTTGAAGATATTGATTTAAGAGTAAAAAGCACATGGCCAAGCCGTCAGTTCAGACTTGTTTTCACTTACCGTTTCGGTAATCAAAACGTAAAAACAAGACAACGCAACACAGGTTCTGACGACATCCAGTCGCGTGTGAAAAGTTAA
- a CDS encoding RNA polymerase sigma-70 factor yields MRKLLQNNSLESDEPTGREVRLVPDETNADSQNSIQTDKEFFIRKAFEQDSVKGYELLFRQYYSPLCSHAVRFVYNREVAEDLVAEVFYTFWKKKLHEQITTSFRAYLFTSVRNKSLTYIKWEFDKEKSEELEENDKASSTLEPDEVMEFDELYLHIEKTINQLPPQCQKVFLMSRFEGKSYKEIAEKLNVSGKAVEAHISKALITLRKALQNYWLFILSAFLPNW; encoded by the coding sequence GTGAGGAAATTGTTACAAAATAATTCTTTGGAATCTGACGAACCGACTGGTCGGGAAGTGAGACTTGTGCCTGATGAAACCAATGCTGACTCGCAGAATTCGATTCAAACCGATAAAGAATTTTTTATTCGTAAAGCTTTCGAGCAGGATTCTGTAAAAGGATATGAGTTGCTTTTTCGTCAGTATTATAGTCCGCTTTGCAGTCATGCAGTTAGGTTTGTGTATAATCGAGAAGTAGCAGAAGATCTGGTTGCAGAAGTTTTTTATACTTTTTGGAAAAAGAAATTACACGAGCAAATAACCACTTCTTTTCGGGCTTACCTTTTTACCTCTGTCCGAAATAAAAGTCTCACCTATATAAAGTGGGAATTTGACAAAGAAAAATCCGAAGAACTTGAAGAAAATGATAAAGCATCTTCTACGCTGGAACCGGATGAGGTTATGGAATTTGATGAGCTCTATTTACACATTGAAAAAACAATAAATCAGCTGCCACCCCAATGCCAGAAAGTTTTCTTGATGAGCCGTTTTGAAGGAAAAAGTTACAAGGAAATTGCGGAAAAACTGAACGTTTCAGGAAAGGCAGTGGAGGCGCATATCAGCAAAGCATTAATCACTTTGAGAAAAGCATTACAAAATTACTGGCTGTTTATATTATCCGCTTTTTTGCCGAATTGGTAA
- a CDS encoding FecR family protein codes for MKSGLPKDILFTYFAGNATALQKKLIEEWLGSPENLESYFEYLEEWELNRPQFLPDNEIAFEKFSQRIAGTDTEESENETFLFDVKTKKSILNLNVWKWAATAVIVVGTGIFSKDFILYENHQTANGELKTIILNDSSRVTLNANSSLKVPRIDFFSKSREVFLEGEAEFNVTHTIDNKQFIVHTTDDSEILVLGTEFVVYTRKKGTRVVLNKGKVQLSSAQESKPLTMKPGDQVTIYQNGKMELEKLTKSEVELQSVWKEHRMVFDHTKLGDVAIKLNEIYGVDVEIKDKQTAERELTGSFKAENVDEILGVLSEMLDLDISRRENKVYFNAKPVDLF; via the coding sequence ATGAAATCCGGATTACCAAAAGATATACTTTTTACTTATTTCGCTGGAAACGCTACGGCTTTGCAGAAAAAACTCATTGAAGAATGGTTAGGCAGTCCTGAAAATTTGGAATCGTATTTTGAATATCTGGAAGAATGGGAATTAAATCGTCCCCAGTTTTTGCCCGACAATGAAATTGCCTTTGAAAAATTTTCGCAACGTATAGCAGGTACGGATACTGAGGAATCGGAAAACGAAACTTTTCTTTTTGATGTAAAAACTAAAAAATCAATCCTGAATCTGAATGTTTGGAAATGGGCTGCGACGGCCGTAATTGTAGTTGGAACAGGAATATTCTCGAAGGATTTTATTCTTTATGAAAACCATCAAACAGCAAACGGAGAATTAAAAACAATTATCCTGAACGATAGCAGCCGGGTAACCCTGAATGCAAATTCGTCTTTAAAAGTACCACGTATTGATTTTTTTAGTAAAAGCCGGGAAGTTTTTCTGGAAGGTGAAGCTGAATTTAATGTAACACATACGATTGATAACAAGCAATTTATAGTACATACAACGGATGATAGCGAAATCCTGGTTTTGGGAACTGAATTCGTTGTTTACACCAGAAAAAAAGGAACGCGGGTTGTTTTGAACAAAGGGAAAGTACAGCTTTCGTCTGCACAGGAAAGTAAACCGCTGACAATGAAACCAGGAGATCAGGTGACGATTTATCAGAATGGTAAAATGGAACTTGAAAAGCTTACAAAATCAGAAGTTGAACTTCAATCGGTTTGGAAGGAACACCGGATGGTTTTTGACCATACAAAACTTGGTGATGTAGCCATAAAACTGAATGAAATCTACGGCGTTGACGTAGAAATAAAAGATAAGCAAACGGCAGAAAGAGAGCTGACCGGCTCATTTAAAGCTGAAAACGTTGATGAAATTTTGGGAGTACTTTCCGAAATGCTTGATCTTGATATATCCCGCCGTGAAAACAAAGTTTATTTTAACGCTAAACCAGTTGATCTTTTTTAA
- a CDS encoding SusC/RagA family TonB-linked outer membrane protein gives MNLKLPSARTLFLYVMVSISPTFAFAQLFAFSPQNQKQQETKPVQSMKLRDALLKLKDVYAVDILFEEKLLTELSVPANTIKPGASLEQNLDVLLQTTGLKYKKVKAGTYVLLASKNKKAKETSGIVSDLKTSELYAKEGSVNHVVMEEPKINSKSSITENVIKGSVVDAKGEALIGVSVLVKGTTRGTATDVNGKYEIAVDDANSTLVFSFVGYVRKEIVTGAQSEINVTLLEDTQNLSEVVVTALGIKRDKRALGYSVQEIGGEMLSTAKEANLANSLAGKMAGVQVTRSANGAGGSSRVVIRGSNSLVGNSQPLYVIDGIPMDNSNPSSPGSAGGIDYGDGISNINPEDVESMSVLKGPNAAALYGQRGSNGVVLITTKSGKSRKGIGIKYGIDYSLGDALVLPDLQNVYGQGYDGNFTNFRGTDDKIYTWAAAQAAGIAGMPKMSGGRDRFTRSSWGAKMEGQQYEDQWGNVLNFTPQPNTFQKFFKQERQVVNNLSLEGGNDNISYRLSYGNTNIDGYTPGNTLKRNNFNLRTTAKLTSKLEMDVKVNYIDQKGVNRPTVSDASDNPAYLFISQPRSMPMDILANSSWTAQDVSRQLGYGSTAVVGMEKTYATNSSTANPYWTVAHTRNSDDRQRILGLIRLSYQFNNWIRLTAKTGTDFYTDERLRYREKGTYQSLNKNGDIREEVSRVRENNSDVLLSLNPQLSKDLSFSLNLGANHQKFSSRTTGNTGTEFVAPNLYVINNTLTNSYIFGLTESSINSVYGSGQLGYKEFAFLDFSARNDWSSTLSPANNSFFYPAVSGSLVLTDALDLQSDVLSFLKVRASWAQAGSSGSPYQLTGTYSLEQNAHGGVPLASFASIIPDPNLKNELTTSTEFGVEARFFKNRMGLAAAYYNASTKNQILDVPLPPSSTFASRRINAGQIRNRGVELTLNGTPIKTDNGFSWDATFNFSRNRNKVLALAEGVDTYLLGSDRGVNVVAEPGKAFGTMIGNGFQWLRDDQGNRLIDPVTGLPLKTNAKLLYEMGNALPKWIGGFNNSFRYKGFALSALVDISQGGKIYSQSLREELIYGTNKMTLEGRDGTYVAKGVVAAKSADGTYTSTGQQNTKQVRAQDYWNVVAPDKDNVVSEEMLNDASYVMFREMTFNYQLPSSIVRKTPFKGIRAGIYGRNLFYLQRHTEGFAPEASSFNVNNSSLGLESTALPLLRYFGFSLNVEL, from the coding sequence ATGAATCTAAAACTACCGTCAGCAAGGACGCTGTTCCTGTATGTTATGGTGAGTATTTCTCCCACGTTTGCGTTTGCCCAGTTATTTGCCTTTTCTCCCCAAAATCAAAAACAGCAGGAAACAAAACCTGTGCAGTCGATGAAATTGCGGGATGCTTTGCTGAAACTGAAAGATGTTTATGCTGTTGATATTTTGTTTGAAGAAAAATTATTGACGGAATTGAGTGTGCCCGCCAATACAATTAAACCAGGGGCAAGTCTGGAACAAAATCTGGATGTGTTGTTACAGACAACGGGTTTGAAATACAAAAAAGTGAAGGCTGGTACTTATGTTTTGCTGGCCTCTAAAAATAAAAAGGCGAAAGAAACTTCCGGTATTGTTTCTGATCTCAAAACCAGTGAATTGTATGCCAAAGAAGGCTCTGTCAATCATGTTGTGATGGAGGAGCCAAAAATCAATTCCAAATCTTCGATTACTGAAAATGTGATTAAAGGAAGTGTTGTAGACGCAAAGGGAGAGGCGCTGATTGGTGTAAGTGTTTTGGTGAAAGGAACAACCCGCGGAACGGCAACGGATGTTAACGGGAAATATGAAATTGCCGTTGACGATGCCAATTCGACACTTGTTTTTTCATTTGTAGGTTATGTGAGAAAAGAAATTGTTACCGGCGCACAGTCTGAAATTAACGTTACTTTATTGGAAGATACCCAAAATCTTTCGGAGGTTGTCGTTACCGCGCTTGGTATCAAAAGAGATAAAAGAGCGCTGGGATATTCTGTTCAGGAAATTGGTGGTGAGATGTTGTCAACGGCCAAAGAAGCAAATCTGGCCAATTCACTTGCCGGGAAAATGGCCGGCGTGCAGGTAACGCGTTCTGCAAATGGTGCGGGCGGTTCATCCCGTGTTGTGATTCGTGGCTCCAATTCTCTGGTTGGAAATAGTCAGCCATTGTATGTGATTGACGGAATTCCGATGGACAACAGCAATCCAAGTTCTCCCGGAAGTGCCGGTGGAATTGATTATGGTGATGGTATTTCAAATATAAATCCGGAAGATGTAGAAAGCATGTCGGTGCTGAAAGGCCCGAATGCGGCCGCACTTTACGGACAGCGCGGAAGTAATGGTGTTGTTTTGATCACCACGAAATCTGGTAAATCACGCAAGGGTATTGGCATTAAATATGGTATCGATTATTCATTAGGCGATGCGTTAGTTTTGCCGGATCTGCAAAATGTTTACGGTCAGGGTTATGACGGAAACTTTACAAATTTCCGAGGCACCGACGATAAAATATACACCTGGGCAGCGGCACAGGCAGCCGGAATTGCAGGTATGCCAAAAATGAGCGGTGGCCGTGATCGTTTTACAAGATCGAGTTGGGGAGCGAAAATGGAAGGTCAGCAGTATGAAGACCAGTGGGGAAATGTTTTGAATTTTACGCCGCAGCCAAATACTTTCCAGAAGTTTTTCAAACAGGAAAGACAAGTGGTAAATAACCTGAGTCTGGAAGGTGGAAACGACAATATCAGTTATCGATTGTCTTATGGAAATACAAATATCGATGGTTACACACCGGGAAATACTTTAAAACGTAACAATTTCAACCTTCGTACAACGGCCAAACTGACGTCGAAATTAGAAATGGATGTAAAAGTTAATTACATCGACCAAAAAGGTGTTAACCGCCCGACCGTTTCCGATGCAAGCGATAATCCGGCCTATCTGTTTATCAGTCAGCCGCGTAGTATGCCAATGGATATTCTTGCCAATTCTTCATGGACGGCGCAGGATGTGAGCCGCCAGCTGGGTTATGGAAGTACAGCGGTGGTGGGTATGGAAAAAACCTATGCGACGAATTCATCCACGGCAAATCCTTACTGGACCGTTGCGCACACAAGAAATTCGGATGATCGTCAGCGTATTCTGGGCTTGATCCGTTTGAGTTATCAGTTCAATAACTGGATCAGATTAACTGCAAAAACCGGTACTGATTTCTATACGGATGAGAGACTTCGCTACCGTGAAAAAGGAACTTATCAATCGCTGAATAAAAATGGAGATATCAGAGAGGAAGTTTCCCGCGTGCGTGAAAACAACAGCGATGTTTTGCTTTCATTAAATCCGCAGCTTTCAAAAGATCTTTCGTTTTCTCTGAATCTTGGTGCCAATCACCAGAAATTTTCATCCAGAACAACGGGTAATACCGGAACTGAATTTGTCGCACCGAATCTTTATGTGATCAATAATACACTGACCAATTCTTACATTTTCGGATTGACAGAATCTTCCATTAATTCCGTTTATGGTTCAGGTCAGTTGGGTTATAAGGAATTTGCTTTTCTTGATTTCTCAGCCAGAAATGACTGGTCGTCCACTTTATCACCTGCCAATAATTCATTCTTTTATCCGGCTGTGAGCGGTAGTTTGGTATTAACAGATGCGCTGGATCTTCAAAGTGATGTTTTGAGCTTTTTGAAAGTGAGAGCTTCATGGGCACAGGCTGGTAGTTCAGGTTCGCCATATCAATTGACGGGGACTTATTCTTTGGAACAAAATGCGCACGGAGGTGTTCCACTGGCATCTTTTGCTTCAATTATTCCTGATCCAAATTTGAAAAATGAATTAACAACTTCAACTGAATTTGGTGTGGAAGCACGTTTTTTCAAAAACAGAATGGGATTGGCCGCTGCGTATTATAATGCTAGTACCAAAAACCAGATTCTAGACGTGCCTTTGCCTCCGTCAAGCACATTTGCTTCCCGCCGTATCAACGCCGGACAAATCCGTAACCGTGGTGTGGAGTTGACTTTAAACGGAACGCCGATCAAAACAGATAATGGTTTCAGCTGGGATGCGACTTTCAACTTTTCAAGAAATCGTAACAAAGTACTTGCGCTAGCCGAAGGTGTTGATACTTATTTGCTCGGAAGTGACCGCGGTGTGAATGTGGTTGCTGAACCTGGAAAAGCATTTGGTACGATGATCGGAAATGGTTTTCAATGGCTGAGAGATGATCAGGGAAATCGTTTGATTGATCCGGTGACGGGTTTGCCACTTAAAACCAATGCGAAACTTTTGTATGAAATGGGTAACGCGCTGCCAAAATGGATTGGTGGTTTTAACAACAGTTTCCGTTACAAAGGTTTTGCCTTATCAGCTTTGGTGGATATCAGTCAGGGCGGAAAAATATATTCTCAGAGTTTGAGAGAAGAGTTGATTTATGGTACCAACAAAATGACTTTGGAAGGTCGCGATGGTACTTACGTTGCCAAAGGTGTGGTTGCTGCAAAATCTGCTGATGGAACTTACACGAGTACCGGTCAGCAAAATACAAAACAGGTTCGCGCTCAGGATTACTGGAATGTGGTAGCACCCGACAAAGACAACGTGGTTTCGGAAGAAATGCTGAATGATGCAAGTTATGTGATGTTCCGGGAGATGACTTTCAACTATCAGCTTCCGTCAAGCATTGTGAGAAAAACACCTTTTAAAGGAATTCGGGCGGGTATTTATGGACGGAACTTATTCTATCTGCAACGTCATACCGAAGGATTTGCACCGGAAGCTTCATCGTTTAACGTCAACAATTCTTCCCTGGGTCTGGAATCGACTGCGCTGCCATTGTTACGCTATTTTGGATTCAGCCTTAACGTAGAATTATAA
- a CDS encoding SusD/RagB family nutrient-binding outer membrane lipoprotein codes for MKNIFKPFILAGFVCLMQSCTDDFEKINTPPTSVTTIDAGLILSKAQKDAAFAEGLEIPNSQYGSWIQQWAGGAVVSSSRYVEQSDNNVWDAHYTLIRNLAQIRTDILKGKENDPAGRTKLAIAKIVEISVWQRLTDLFGDIPYSETALGSADVNNKPKFDTQESVYKSLITDLDAAIGQLNASDASYGTADFYFKGDVTKWKKYGNSLKLRLGMRVRYADAALAQKTITEAMGQPLMESNTDNATIPTYNNATNANVHPLLNQWLTGSSDLRYLANTFVSQLATTNDPRLPLIAQPSVNSVKAGAPAYKGMGVALTDALLKALVKDDYSTASQSTFFNKDYSPAIPCMVMSFSDVSFYKAEAALEGWGATADQAEGFYQAGVKAALAQAPFNITTVPATFAAELSFTNLTKEQKLQKIGTQKWIQLFGRSYEAFTEWRRMGYPILTPGPNQGSTSGTIPRRTIYSSREALLNETNYKDAVSRLSKGDSYVSKVWWDKK; via the coding sequence ATGAAAAATATTTTTAAACCATTCATATTAGCAGGTTTCGTTTGCCTGATGCAGTCTTGTACTGATGATTTTGAAAAAATAAATACACCGCCAACTTCGGTAACTACGATTGACGCGGGACTTATTTTATCAAAAGCGCAAAAAGACGCAGCTTTTGCCGAAGGACTGGAAATCCCGAACAGTCAATATGGTTCCTGGATTCAGCAATGGGCTGGCGGAGCGGTGGTTTCGAGCTCACGATATGTCGAGCAAAGTGATAACAATGTGTGGGATGCGCATTACACGCTGATCCGGAATCTTGCACAGATCAGAACGGATATTTTGAAAGGAAAAGAAAATGATCCGGCAGGAAGAACAAAATTGGCGATTGCCAAAATCGTTGAAATTTCTGTCTGGCAACGACTTACAGATCTTTTCGGTGATATTCCGTATTCTGAAACTGCACTGGGTTCTGCCGATGTAAATAATAAACCAAAATTTGATACGCAGGAATCAGTGTATAAATCATTGATCACAGATCTTGATGCAGCAATCGGACAATTAAATGCCTCTGACGCAAGTTACGGAACAGCAGATTTTTATTTTAAAGGCGATGTTACCAAATGGAAAAAGTATGGCAATTCCTTGAAATTAAGATTGGGGATGCGCGTCCGTTATGCTGATGCTGCTTTGGCACAAAAAACAATTACCGAAGCGATGGGCCAGCCTTTGATGGAAAGTAATACGGATAATGCGACAATTCCGACGTATAACAATGCTACAAATGCTAACGTGCATCCATTATTAAATCAATGGCTTACGGGTAGTTCCGATTTAAGATATCTGGCCAATACATTTGTTTCCCAGTTAGCAACAACAAATGATCCGAGACTTCCACTAATCGCACAGCCAAGCGTTAACTCTGTCAAAGCTGGTGCTCCGGCTTACAAAGGCATGGGAGTGGCGCTGACGGATGCCTTGCTGAAAGCGCTTGTAAAAGACGATTATTCCACCGCTTCGCAGTCAACCTTTTTCAATAAAGATTACAGTCCTGCTATTCCATGTATGGTTATGTCGTTTTCTGATGTGAGTTTTTACAAGGCAGAAGCAGCGCTGGAAGGCTGGGGAGCAACGGCAGATCAGGCGGAAGGTTTTTATCAGGCGGGCGTGAAAGCTGCTTTGGCGCAGGCACCTTTTAATATCACAACGGTACCGGCAACTTTTGCAGCAGAGCTTTCCTTCACAAACTTAACCAAAGAGCAAAAACTGCAAAAAATCGGGACGCAAAAATGGATTCAATTGTTCGGTCGCTCCTATGAAGCTTTCACTGAATGGCGAAGAATGGGCTATCCAATACTTACACCGGGACCGAATCAGGGTTCAACGAGTGGTACAATTCCTCGTCGTACGATTTATTCATCGCGCGAAGCATTATTGAATGAAACTAACTACAAAGACGCCGTAAGCAGACTTTCCAAGGGCGATTCTTATGTTTCAAAAGTATGGTGGGATAAAAAATAG
- a CDS encoding helix-turn-helix domain-containing protein codes for MNVGVETKLKAVATNIRKIREYRGYPQEYLAMKLGISQNAYSKIELAYTRLTVERLLEITSILEIDIVTLLNNTNGDMVQLNSKAVQK; via the coding sequence ATGAACGTAGGTGTGGAAACAAAATTAAAAGCGGTAGCCACGAATATTAGAAAAATCAGAGAATACAGAGGTTATCCACAGGAATATCTGGCAATGAAATTAGGTATCAGCCAGAATGCATATAGTAAGATTGAATTGGCTTATACAAGATTGACAGTCGAGCGCTTATTAGAAATTACATCGATTCTTGAAATTGATATCGTAACACTTCTAAATAATACAAATGGAGATATGGTCCAACTGAATTCGAAGGCTGTTCAAAAATAA
- a CDS encoding HlyD family secretion protein, with amino-acid sequence MDDNKIFPPEILEYTADYHFHQHNTRSQLVYQLLLLIVIISFISLFIITVDVSVRSTGVIRSVNDKNEIKALVGGRLDSIFVTENQRVKKGQILLTIQTDILTEQNQLVKAQQGDFENQVKDLKTLLHLSRTNNWSKKPGLQSGLYKQDFALFWQKITEAKTTLYTVEKDYARSVKLHDVKAISEMEFDRAVLLHRNANNNIKTIMEEEEARWESELTQLEMKVRELNSKNEQYIREKDFYTIKAPISGTVQQLKGLQAGSSITSNEFLAEISPDASMVAEMYVLPKDIGLLHPGTLTRLQVDAYNYNQWGLVTGKVLSISNDVYTSGNQQPFFKVRCRLDQDALTLRNGYVGKLKKGMTLQARFLVTERTLFQLLYDKADDWLNPNLIATEETPQN; translated from the coding sequence ATGGATGATAATAAAATTTTCCCACCCGAAATTCTTGAATATACTGCTGATTATCACTTTCATCAGCACAATACGCGTTCTCAGCTCGTGTATCAGTTATTGCTTTTAATCGTTATCATTTCTTTTATTTCTCTATTTATTATTACGGTGGATGTTAGTGTCCGCAGCACCGGGGTTATTCGTTCTGTCAATGACAAAAATGAAATAAAGGCTCTGGTAGGCGGTAGACTGGATTCGATTTTTGTAACAGAAAATCAGCGTGTCAAAAAAGGACAGATCTTACTAACCATTCAAACAGATATACTTACTGAACAAAACCAACTGGTAAAAGCACAGCAAGGTGATTTTGAAAATCAGGTTAAGGATTTAAAAACGCTTCTTCATTTAAGCCGGACTAATAACTGGAGTAAAAAACCTGGTTTGCAAAGTGGCTTATATAAACAGGATTTTGCTCTTTTCTGGCAAAAAATAACCGAAGCCAAAACAACATTATACACGGTTGAAAAAGATTACGCGAGAAGTGTAAAACTGCATGATGTAAAGGCAATTTCAGAAATGGAATTTGACCGTGCAGTTTTACTGCACCGCAATGCAAACAACAATATAAAAACCATCATGGAAGAGGAGGAAGCGCGTTGGGAGTCGGAGCTGACGCAGCTTGAAATGAAAGTAAGGGAGCTAAATTCCAAGAATGAGCAATATATAAGAGAGAAAGATTTTTACACGATTAAAGCGCCCATAAGCGGTACGGTTCAACAATTAAAAGGTTTACAGGCTGGTAGCTCTATTACTTCCAATGAATTTTTAGCAGAAATTTCTCCTGACGCCTCCATGGTGGCGGAAATGTATGTGCTTCCAAAAGATATCGGTTTGCTTCATCCGGGAACTCTTACAAGATTACAGGTTGATGCCTACAATTATAATCAGTGGGGACTGGTAACAGGGAAAGTATTGTCAATTTCAAACGACGTTTATACAAGTGGAAATCAGCAGCCTTTTTTTAAAGTCCGTTGCAGGCTAGATCAGGATGCGCTGACTTTGCGAAATGGATATGTCGGAAAACTTAAAAAAGGGATGACCTTGCAAGCGCGGTTTTTGGTTACAGAGCGCACACTTTTTCAATTACTTTATGACAAAGCGGATGACTGGCTGAATCCGAATTTAATTGCAACGGAAGAAACACCTCAAAACTAA